The Actinomycetota bacterium genome includes a region encoding these proteins:
- a CDS encoding amidohydrolase family protein, which produces MLVNWSDDDPGLPITFGPCSNGEYLPQPLSPAVRETIRRARDACDRGARRAGMSRREFLLSICGAATTLAVLSACTRETERAGNGPSGSPTDPGGSYDIPPEATEDPEAAHEAIGGEEFVFDIQGHLLEYDLNPILNGQDFWERFPQKDCGEDDPRVCYSIENFLELMFLRSDTTMLVLSALPIYPKGSPMSAEIMDETRRLAEALCRDERVLLHGQALPNVGSLGANLDEMEGAAKRYPITAWKTFTHFPDVFEGGEQGYWLDDHEPGVPQVGERFIERAVRIGVPTICTHKGFSGGSRFASPEDIGPAAAKHPEANFVVYHSGYEAGQREGPYTRATRNAGVNRLVTSMRRAGIGPNENVYAEIGSTWWSVMTDPTQAAHVLGKLLRYVGENNVVWGTDCLFYGSPQDQIQALRSFRISERFQERYGYPELTRARKEKILGRNGARLYGVEPITEGCEFSRRELERLRRQLPGSNRTLGPSSPLEVELFRAHHQGWP; this is translated from the coding sequence GTGCTTGTGAACTGGTCCGATGACGACCCCGGGCTTCCGATCACCTTCGGCCCGTGCTCCAACGGCGAGTACCTGCCGCAGCCGCTGTCGCCGGCGGTCCGGGAGACGATCCGGCGAGCGCGCGACGCCTGCGATCGGGGCGCCCGGCGCGCCGGGATGAGCCGGCGCGAGTTCCTGCTGTCGATCTGCGGGGCGGCGACGACATTGGCCGTGCTCAGCGCGTGCACGCGCGAGACCGAGCGGGCCGGGAACGGTCCGTCCGGCTCGCCGACCGACCCCGGCGGCAGCTACGACATCCCTCCCGAGGCGACGGAGGACCCGGAGGCGGCCCACGAGGCGATCGGAGGAGAGGAGTTCGTCTTCGACATCCAGGGACACCTGCTCGAGTACGACCTGAACCCGATCCTGAACGGGCAGGACTTCTGGGAACGCTTTCCCCAGAAGGATTGCGGGGAGGACGACCCACGCGTCTGCTACTCGATCGAGAACTTCCTCGAGCTGATGTTCCTGCGAAGCGATACCACGATGCTCGTGCTCTCCGCGCTGCCGATCTATCCGAAGGGCAGTCCGATGTCCGCGGAGATCATGGACGAGACGCGGCGCCTGGCCGAGGCGCTGTGTCGCGACGAGCGGGTGCTCCTGCACGGTCAGGCGCTGCCGAACGTCGGCAGCCTCGGCGCCAACCTGGACGAGATGGAGGGCGCCGCGAAGCGCTACCCGATCACGGCGTGGAAGACCTTCACCCACTTCCCCGACGTGTTCGAGGGCGGGGAGCAAGGGTATTGGCTCGATGATCACGAGCCCGGGGTCCCGCAGGTGGGGGAGCGGTTCATCGAACGGGCGGTTCGGATCGGGGTGCCGACGATCTGCACGCACAAGGGCTTCAGCGGCGGCAGCCGCTTCGCCTCGCCCGAGGACATCGGCCCCGCCGCCGCCAAGCATCCCGAGGCGAACTTCGTCGTCTACCACTCGGGCTATGAGGCCGGCCAACGCGAGGGGCCCTACACGAGAGCCACCCGCAACGCCGGCGTGAACCGTCTGGTCACCTCGATGCGCCGGGCCGGCATCGGTCCGAACGAGAACGTGTACGCCGAGATCGGCTCGACGTGGTGGAGCGTGATGACCGATCCCACGCAGGCCGCGCACGTGTTGGGCAAGCTGCTCCGGTACGTCGGCGAGAACAACGTGGTGTGGGGCACCGATTGCCTCTTCTACGGCTCGCCACAGGACCAGATCCAGGCGCTGCGATCGTTCCGCATCTCGGAGCGGTTCCAAGAGCGCTACGGCTACCCCGAGCTGACGCGCGCGCGGAAGGAGAAGATCCTCGGGCGCAACGGTGCCCGCCTCTACGGGGTGGAGCCGATCACCGAGGGATGCGAGTTCTCTCGCCGTGAGCTCGAGCGGCTGCGACGTCAACTGCCCGGTTCGAACCGGACGCTCGGTCCGAGCTCCCCGCTGGAGGTCGAGCTCTTCCGCGCCCATCACCAGGGCTGGCCGTAG
- a CDS encoding PfkB family carbohydrate kinase, translating to MEVAVVGHVEWIEFGRVDRVPAPGDIAHAVDVRHEPGGAGAVAAVQLAKLAGGCTLFTALGDDDVGGRMRRELGRLGVRVEAMLRDEPTRRAVTMIDDDGERTILTLGDRLHPVAADPLPWNELERASAAFFTAGDADALRRARAARVLVATSRMMDTLAEADARLDAVVGSAGDPAERYDPVALSHPPGVVVSTEGAEGGRYLTAAGIEGRYPGVPAPGPVVDTYGAGDSFMGGLTYALGKRMALPRALDLAARCGAASVTGSGPYERQLTAEDVRDVPV from the coding sequence ATGGAGGTTGCCGTCGTCGGGCACGTCGAGTGGATCGAGTTCGGACGCGTCGACCGGGTCCCCGCGCCGGGCGATATCGCGCACGCCGTGGACGTGCGCCACGAGCCCGGCGGCGCGGGCGCGGTTGCGGCGGTCCAGCTCGCGAAGCTGGCCGGTGGGTGCACCTTGTTCACTGCCCTTGGGGACGACGACGTCGGGGGGCGGATGCGCCGGGAGCTGGGCCGGCTGGGTGTTCGGGTCGAGGCGATGCTGCGCGACGAGCCCACGCGGCGCGCGGTCACGATGATCGACGACGATGGGGAGCGGACGATCCTCACCCTCGGCGATCGGCTCCACCCGGTGGCCGCCGATCCGCTCCCGTGGAACGAGCTCGAGCGCGCGAGCGCCGCGTTCTTCACCGCCGGCGACGCGGATGCGCTGCGTCGAGCGCGCGCGGCCCGGGTGCTCGTGGCGACCTCGCGGATGATGGATACCCTCGCCGAGGCGGACGCTCGCCTGGACGCCGTCGTCGGCAGCGCCGGCGACCCGGCCGAGCGCTACGATCCGGTCGCGCTGTCGCATCCTCCCGGCGTCGTCGTGAGCACCGAGGGAGCCGAGGGAGGCCGATACCTGACCGCCGCCGGTATCGAGGGCCGCTACCCGGGCGTGCCGGCCCCGGGGCCGGTCGTCGATACCTACGGAGCGGGCGACAGCTTCATGGGGGGGCTCACCTACGCGCTCGGCAAGCGGATGGCCTTGCCGCGGGCGCTCGATCTCGCAGCGCGGTGCGGCGCCGCCAGCGTGACGGGATCCGGACCCTACGAACGACAGCTCACGGCCGAGGACGTGCGCGACGTCCCGGTCTAG
- the fabI gene encoding enoyl-ACP reductase FabI encodes MLLEGKKLLITGVLTPGSIAFSAAQAVQEQGADIVLTSFGKAMGLTTKSARRLTEPVDVLELDVNDPEHLQRAHDELAERWGHLDGFLHAIAFAPKDALGGNFLNTEWDSVATAFRTSAFSLKALGASMLPLMRERGGSIVSLDFDAQQAWPIYDWMGVCKAGLESVNRYLARDLGPHGVRVNAVSAGPLKTIAAKGIPGFDAIADAWEGRAPLGWDVTDPTPVGRTIAFLLSDWSKGITGEIVHVDGGFHAIGAPISGDGV; translated from the coding sequence ATGCTGCTCGAAGGCAAGAAGCTGCTGATCACCGGCGTCCTCACACCCGGGTCGATCGCGTTCTCGGCCGCGCAGGCCGTCCAGGAACAGGGCGCCGACATCGTCCTGACCTCCTTCGGCAAGGCGATGGGGCTGACCACCAAGAGCGCGCGGCGTCTGACCGAGCCGGTGGACGTCCTCGAGCTCGACGTGAACGATCCCGAGCACCTGCAACGAGCCCACGACGAGCTCGCGGAGCGGTGGGGCCACCTCGACGGCTTCCTGCACGCGATCGCGTTCGCGCCGAAGGACGCCCTCGGCGGGAACTTCCTGAACACCGAGTGGGATTCGGTGGCGACCGCGTTCCGAACGAGCGCGTTCTCGTTGAAGGCGCTCGGTGCTTCGATGCTGCCGCTGATGCGCGAGCGCGGGGGGTCGATCGTCAGCCTCGACTTCGATGCCCAGCAGGCCTGGCCGATCTACGACTGGATGGGCGTGTGCAAGGCGGGACTCGAGTCGGTGAACCGCTACCTCGCGCGCGATCTCGGGCCGCACGGCGTGCGGGTGAACGCGGTATCGGCGGGTCCGCTCAAGACGATCGCCGCGAAGGGGATCCCCGGGTTCGACGCGATCGCCGATGCGTGGGAGGGCCGGGCGCCGCTCGGCTGGGACGTCACCGACCCGACGCCGGTGGGTCGGACGATCGCGTTCCTGCTGTCGGACTGGTCGAAGGGGATCACCGGCGAGATCGTGCACGTCGACGGGGGGTTCCACGCGATCGGCGCTCCGATCTCGGGTGACGGCGTCTAG
- a CDS encoding DUF885 domain-containing protein: MRDQDRAGALVERFWEQLLELEPGLGTQIGDERYDDRLSDPGPEGRDRLAQTCRSALDDAAAIDRSQLDELLRTTLDVLEFSCRTQLQSNELRLDRLQVTSHMWGPAQLLVDLGTIQRTDTPERIARYESRLRAIPAYMDAVSEIVREGVASGVTAPRVVAERTVAQVERLLAIPAEDSPALMGLPPDTAPELRQGLVDAVRDAAMPGYEMYLVALREALPHATESIGLRELPGGEQIYDALIWNWTTVRLPAQQIHDLGEEDLAKVQEERRAIAASLGHSTVEEAIAAYDATGRNRATDREELVRLAEEQVRRGWDAAPNFFGRLPTRNCEVRVAEEFREADMPFAWYQPPSQDGSRPGMYYVNAYQLDDRPLHHLATTTYHEASPGHHFQIAIEQEFDERPALRRFGGLMSGASFIEGWGLYSERLADEMELFVDDYERLGMLDAQAHRSARLVVDTGIHALGWTRDEALAKLEEAGVPRTDALIETDRYITLAGQALSYKIGQLEIERWRGQAAARDGFTLRAFHDRLLSLGSLPLPAIERELATGA; the protein is encoded by the coding sequence GTGCGTGATCAGGACAGGGCCGGAGCGCTGGTCGAACGCTTCTGGGAACAGCTCCTCGAACTCGAGCCCGGCCTGGGTACGCAGATCGGCGACGAGCGCTACGACGACCGGCTCAGCGACCCGGGACCCGAAGGACGCGATCGCCTCGCGCAGACCTGTCGCTCCGCGCTCGACGATGCCGCAGCGATCGACCGGTCCCAGCTCGACGAGCTCCTGCGCACGACGCTCGACGTGCTCGAGTTCTCGTGCCGGACCCAGCTCCAGTCGAACGAGCTTCGGCTGGACCGTCTTCAGGTCACCAGCCACATGTGGGGACCGGCGCAGTTGCTTGTGGACCTCGGAACGATCCAGCGCACCGACACGCCGGAACGGATCGCCCGCTACGAGTCCCGGCTGCGCGCGATCCCGGCGTACATGGACGCCGTGTCAGAGATCGTTCGCGAGGGCGTCGCCTCGGGGGTGACCGCGCCGCGTGTCGTCGCCGAGCGCACCGTCGCACAGGTCGAGCGCCTGCTCGCGATCCCCGCGGAGGACTCACCCGCGTTGATGGGCCTGCCTCCCGACACCGCACCCGAGCTGCGTCAGGGTCTAGTGGACGCGGTGCGCGACGCGGCGATGCCCGGCTACGAGATGTACCTCGTCGCACTGCGCGAGGCTCTGCCGCACGCCACCGAGTCGATCGGCCTGCGCGAGCTGCCCGGCGGCGAACAGATATACGACGCGTTGATCTGGAACTGGACCACCGTCCGGCTGCCCGCCCAACAGATCCACGACCTCGGCGAGGAGGACCTGGCGAAGGTGCAGGAGGAACGCCGGGCGATCGCGGCGAGTCTGGGCCACTCCACCGTCGAGGAAGCGATCGCCGCCTACGACGCCACGGGCCGCAACCGGGCGACGGACCGCGAGGAGCTCGTGCGCCTGGCCGAGGAGCAGGTCCGCCGGGGATGGGATGCGGCCCCGAACTTCTTCGGACGCCTTCCCACGCGCAACTGCGAGGTCCGTGTCGCGGAGGAGTTCCGCGAGGCCGACATGCCGTTCGCCTGGTACCAACCGCCCTCACAGGACGGATCGCGGCCGGGGATGTACTACGTCAACGCGTACCAGCTCGACGACCGGCCCCTCCACCACCTCGCGACGACCACCTACCACGAGGCGAGCCCGGGCCACCACTTCCAGATCGCGATCGAGCAGGAGTTCGACGAGCGTCCGGCACTGCGCCGGTTCGGCGGTCTGATGTCGGGCGCATCGTTCATCGAAGGGTGGGGTCTGTACTCCGAACGGCTCGCCGACGAGATGGAACTGTTCGTCGACGACTACGAGCGGCTCGGGATGCTCGACGCGCAGGCGCATCGCTCGGCGCGTCTCGTGGTCGATACCGGGATCCACGCGCTTGGGTGGACCCGGGACGAGGCACTCGCCAAGCTCGAGGAGGCGGGAGTGCCGCGCACCGACGCGTTGATCGAAACGGATCGCTACATCACCCTTGCGGGGCAGGCCCTGTCGTACAAGATCGGCCAGCTCGAGATCGAGCGCTGGCGTGGGCAGGCGGCGGCGCGAGACGGATTCACGCTGCGGGCCTTCCACGACCGGTTGCTCTCGCTCGGCTCGCTTCCCCTGCCGGCGATCGAACGCGAACTCGCGACCGGGGCCTGA
- a CDS encoding SDR family oxidoreductase, giving the protein MELGLDGKIALVTGSSKGLGRACAASLSREGARVAICARHAEPLREAEASLEGETLALVADVTDPEEPQRLVQSTVDRFGGLNVLVANAGGPPAARALDVDDASLEAALNANLLGSIRLVRAAVPHMRETGWGRIVLITSRTVKQPNPSLALSNTARTGLWAWAKTAAQDLFADGITLNLVAPGTHATDRAVELGLTGPMGEPADFGDAVAFLCSEQARFITASAVSIDGGETLGLL; this is encoded by the coding sequence ATGGAGCTCGGGCTCGACGGCAAGATCGCTCTCGTCACCGGGTCATCGAAGGGTCTGGGCCGTGCATGTGCCGCATCGCTGTCCCGGGAGGGAGCGCGTGTCGCGATCTGCGCTCGGCACGCCGAGCCCCTCCGCGAGGCCGAGGCCTCTCTGGAGGGTGAGACCCTCGCCCTCGTGGCCGACGTGACGGACCCGGAGGAGCCCCAGCGGCTCGTGCAGAGCACCGTCGACCGCTTCGGCGGCCTCAACGTCCTCGTCGCGAACGCCGGTGGACCCCCTGCCGCGCGCGCGCTCGACGTCGACGACGCGTCCCTCGAGGCCGCGTTGAACGCGAACCTGCTCGGATCGATCCGCCTGGTGCGCGCCGCGGTCCCGCACATGCGTGAGACGGGATGGGGACGGATCGTGTTGATCACCTCGCGCACGGTGAAGCAGCCGAACCCCTCCCTGGCGCTGTCGAACACGGCCCGCACGGGGCTCTGGGCATGGGCGAAGACCGCTGCCCAGGATCTGTTCGCCGACGGCATCACGCTGAACCTCGTCGCGCCCGGGACCCACGCCACGGACCGAGCAGTCGAGCTGGGCCTGACCGGCCCGATGGGTGAGCCCGCGGACTTCGGCGATGCGGTCGCGTTCCTGTGCTCGGAGCAGGCGCGGTTCATCACCGCCTCGGCCGTCTCGATCGATGGCGGCGAAACGCTGGGTCTGCTCTGA
- a CDS encoding CHRD domain-containing protein, with protein MRPRTRSAAILAFAVLLVIVTTVLAPVASAAREASFARMNGAKEVPGPGDLDGRGRAKVAVFPARERLCFAIKVARITLPAAAAHVHEGPKTVAGPVVVPLTPPDAEGVSAGCVEVTDTRLLRRIRRDPGAFYVNVHTSDFPGGAVRGQLRPFPE; from the coding sequence ATGCGTCCCCGTACTCGATCGGCGGCGATCCTCGCGTTCGCCGTGCTGCTCGTCATCGTGACCACCGTGCTCGCCCCCGTGGCGTCCGCGGCTCGCGAAGCATCATTCGCCCGGATGAACGGTGCGAAGGAGGTCCCCGGGCCCGGTGACCTCGACGGCCGTGGTCGCGCGAAGGTCGCGGTGTTCCCGGCGCGGGAGCGCCTCTGCTTCGCGATCAAGGTCGCTCGGATCACGCTCCCGGCGGCCGCAGCACACGTGCACGAGGGCCCGAAGACGGTCGCCGGCCCGGTCGTCGTCCCACTTACCCCTCCGGATGCCGAAGGCGTGTCCGCCGGGTGCGTCGAGGTGACCGACACGAGGCTCCTGCGAAGGATCCGTCGCGATCCCGGTGCGTTCTACGTGAACGTCCACACCTCGGACTTCCCGGGCGGTGCGGTGCGCGGCCAGTTGCGACCGTTCCCCGAGTAG
- a CDS encoding class I SAM-dependent methyltransferase → MPTTWTRENLRHAASLFVQGPRPAATVYDSIGPDFFLALDAGWLNLGLWEGAGDPAEAPEAVRRLVRTIAAELPVGGAVLDVGNGLAAQDPLIAEVAEPERLVAVNITRSQLVAGADELRRAGAAPVNADAVRLPFTDASFDGLISIEAAFHFPSRARFFAEAFRVLRPGGILTMSDIPTQRAPRGPFELLAGVTQLRVWGLRASEVAAAPEIAGLAERAGFVQVRTRLVGDRVIGPALALVRRRLERGEMDAPLAHVLAGRVLLAQVELLWRRGMLDYLLLSARRP, encoded by the coding sequence GTGCCCACCACCTGGACCCGCGAGAACCTCCGCCACGCCGCGAGCCTGTTCGTACAAGGTCCCCGGCCGGCGGCGACCGTCTACGACAGCATCGGACCGGACTTCTTCCTGGCCCTGGACGCCGGCTGGCTGAACCTCGGGTTGTGGGAGGGAGCGGGGGATCCAGCGGAGGCTCCCGAGGCGGTCCGGCGGCTCGTGCGGACGATCGCCGCCGAGCTGCCGGTCGGCGGCGCCGTGCTGGACGTCGGCAACGGTCTCGCCGCCCAGGATCCGCTGATCGCCGAGGTGGCCGAACCGGAACGGCTCGTCGCCGTGAACATCACCCGCTCCCAGCTCGTCGCCGGGGCAGATGAGCTTCGTCGGGCCGGCGCCGCTCCCGTCAACGCCGATGCCGTTCGCCTGCCGTTCACCGATGCGAGTTTCGACGGGCTGATCAGCATCGAGGCGGCGTTCCACTTCCCGTCGCGCGCGCGGTTCTTCGCCGAGGCCTTCCGGGTGCTGCGTCCGGGCGGGATCCTGACGATGTCGGACATCCCGACGCAGCGGGCTCCGCGCGGTCCCTTCGAGCTCCTGGCCGGCGTGACCCAGCTGCGCGTGTGGGGACTCCGGGCGAGCGAGGTGGCGGCCGCTCCCGAGATCGCGGGGCTGGCCGAGCGAGCGGGTTTCGTGCAGGTTCGGACCCGGCTCGTCGGCGACCGGGTGATCGGTCCTGCGCTCGCCCTTGTCCGGCGACGCCTCGAGCGTGGAGAGATGGACGCGCCCCTCGCCCATGTCCTGGCCGGCCGGGTCCTGCTCGCGCAGGTCGAGCTGCTCTGGCGCCGGGGGATGCTGGACTACCTCCTGCTCAGCGCACGCCGGCCCTGA
- a CDS encoding aspartate aminotransferase family protein — MSAASIDRTRLRTLHQREEQRFVAEHPSSAALAKRANGSLVGGVPMTWMMAWPGGFPLFMDHARGARITDVDGHEYVDLCLGDTGAMTGHVPAASTAAITEQLGRGITTMLPTEDAVWVGEELTRRFGLPLWQFCLTASDANRFTIRLCREITERPRILVFDHCYHGSVDETVASLEDGRVVARHGNVGPPVPLEETTRVVAFNDLDALERELAHGDVACVLTEPALTNIGIVLPDAGFHDALRSITRQNGALLVVDETHTISTGPGGYTAAHGLEPDVLTIGKPIGSGVPAGTFGITEEVRDRMFARTDADYIDVGGFGGTLAGNALSLAAIRATLEHVLTDDAFARMIPLAERWERGVRDVIDSHGLPWDVQRLGARSEYWFAPNPPRDGAEAASFDDPDLSAFTHLYALNRGILLTPFHNMALMSPMTTEADVDLHTEVFGEMAAELIA, encoded by the coding sequence GTGAGCGCCGCATCGATCGACCGGACCCGGCTCCGCACGCTCCACCAACGCGAGGAACAGCGATTCGTCGCCGAGCATCCGAGCAGCGCGGCGCTGGCCAAGCGTGCGAACGGCTCGCTCGTGGGCGGTGTCCCGATGACGTGGATGATGGCCTGGCCCGGCGGGTTCCCGCTCTTCATGGACCACGCGCGCGGTGCGCGGATCACGGATGTGGACGGGCACGAGTACGTCGACCTGTGTCTCGGCGACACCGGCGCGATGACCGGCCACGTCCCCGCCGCATCCACCGCCGCGATCACCGAACAGCTCGGCCGCGGGATCACCACGATGCTCCCCACCGAGGACGCGGTCTGGGTCGGCGAGGAGTTGACGCGACGGTTCGGGTTGCCGCTATGGCAGTTCTGCCTGACGGCGAGCGACGCGAACCGGTTCACGATCCGCCTGTGCCGCGAGATCACCGAGCGTCCGAGGATCCTGGTCTTCGATCACTGCTACCACGGGAGCGTCGACGAGACGGTCGCGAGCCTCGAGGACGGCCGCGTCGTCGCCCGCCACGGCAATGTCGGCCCTCCCGTGCCGCTCGAGGAGACGACCCGCGTCGTTGCCTTCAACGACCTCGATGCTCTGGAACGCGAACTCGCACACGGGGACGTCGCCTGCGTCCTCACCGAACCCGCGCTCACCAACATCGGCATCGTGCTTCCCGACGCCGGCTTCCACGACGCGCTCCGCTCGATCACGAGGCAGAACGGTGCGCTGCTGGTGGTCGACGAGACCCACACGATCTCGACCGGACCCGGCGGCTACACCGCCGCGCATGGCTTGGAGCCGGACGTGCTCACGATCGGCAAGCCGATCGGGAGCGGCGTCCCCGCGGGAACGTTCGGCATCACCGAGGAGGTCCGCGACCGGATGTTCGCTCGGACCGACGCCGACTACATCGACGTCGGCGGGTTCGGCGGAACGCTCGCGGGCAACGCGCTCTCGCTCGCCGCGATCCGCGCCACGCTCGAGCACGTGCTGACCGACGACGCGTTCGCCCGCATGATCCCCCTCGCCGAGCGCTGGGAACGTGGCGTCCGCGATGTGATCGACAGCCACGGCCTGCCCTGGGACGTGCAGCGCCTCGGCGCGCGCAGCGAGTATTGGTTCGCACCGAACCCGCCGCGCGACGGCGCCGAAGCCGCGTCGTTCGACGACCCGGATCTGTCGGCGTTCACGCATCTGTACGCACTGAACCGCGGGATCCTGCTGACGCCCTTCCACAACATGGCCTTGATGTCGCCGATGACCACCGAGGCCGACGTGGACCTGCACACGGAGGTGTTCGGCGAGATGGCCGCCGAGCTCATCGCGTGA
- a CDS encoding multicopper oxidase family protein → MRWFVVAWAMVLLAASCTSDGGEGDDGASPSSQAPSPAATAPITATSEGEPLATPPELVSADGTLSATLTLEQTLVDVAGESVTALAVNESWTMPTLRFAPGDTVELDLVNDTDQRVNLHFHGLHVSPKGESDNVFRVVEPGTTAHYRLDIPADHEPGTFWYHSHMHGISDEQVYRGMSGIMIVDGLAELLPEVLADVEQRVFAFKQVGFAEGSDGMEIPAAAPKRQHLVVNGQLRPEVSIREGETQLWRLANISADTWFDVKLRGHTLHVIAEDAWPVAEVWPADSLVLPPGKRFDVLVQGGDTGVTELITRTYDQGFQVFPEETLAMVAVSGGGDPAPIPEQMAPFEDLEGAEIAQERSFDFTIQPKPLEFLINGKAYNHHRIDATPTLGTVEEWTLTNNSTEQHPFHIHVNDFQVMSVDGKPYDAKGRQDTVVLPIGGEVVIRIPFEDFDGKFVFHCHILFHEDHGMMAIVDVEAA, encoded by the coding sequence ATGCGCTGGTTCGTGGTGGCCTGGGCGATGGTGCTGCTCGCCGCGTCGTGCACGAGTGACGGCGGGGAGGGTGACGACGGCGCCTCACCGTCCTCGCAGGCCCCGTCGCCGGCCGCGACGGCCCCGATCACCGCGACCTCGGAGGGAGAACCGCTCGCGACCCCGCCGGAGCTCGTGAGCGCCGATGGAACGCTGTCGGCCACCCTGACCCTTGAGCAGACCCTGGTCGACGTGGCCGGGGAATCGGTGACCGCTCTCGCAGTGAACGAGAGTTGGACGATGCCGACCCTGCGGTTCGCTCCCGGCGACACGGTGGAGCTCGACCTCGTGAACGACACCGACCAGCGGGTGAACCTACACTTCCACGGCCTCCATGTCTCGCCGAAGGGCGAGTCCGACAACGTGTTCCGTGTCGTCGAGCCGGGAACGACGGCCCACTACCGGCTCGACATCCCCGCGGATCATGAGCCGGGCACCTTCTGGTACCACTCGCACATGCACGGCATCTCGGACGAACAGGTGTATCGGGGGATGTCGGGGATCATGATCGTCGACGGGTTGGCCGAGCTGCTCCCCGAGGTGCTGGCGGACGTTGAGCAGCGTGTGTTCGCGTTCAAGCAGGTCGGTTTCGCGGAAGGTTCCGACGGTATGGAGATCCCCGCCGCCGCGCCCAAGCGACAGCACCTGGTCGTGAACGGTCAGCTTCGGCCCGAGGTCTCGATCCGAGAGGGAGAGACGCAGCTGTGGCGCCTCGCGAACATCTCCGCCGACACCTGGTTCGACGTCAAGCTGAGAGGTCACACGTTGCACGTGATCGCCGAGGACGCCTGGCCGGTCGCCGAAGTCTGGCCTGCGGACTCGCTCGTGCTCCCACCGGGGAAGCGCTTCGACGTCCTCGTGCAGGGTGGCGACACCGGTGTGACCGAGCTGATCACCCGCACCTACGACCAGGGGTTCCAGGTGTTCCCCGAGGAGACGCTCGCGATGGTGGCCGTCAGTGGCGGCGGCGATCCGGCTCCGATCCCGGAGCAGATGGCGCCGTTCGAGGACCTCGAGGGAGCGGAGATCGCCCAGGAGCGGTCGTTCGACTTCACGATCCAACCCAAGCCGCTCGAGTTCCTGATCAACGGCAAGGCCTACAACCACCACCGGATCGATGCCACACCCACGCTGGGAACCGTCGAGGAGTGGACGCTCACGAACAACTCAACCGAGCAGCATCCGTTCCATATACACGTGAACGACTTCCAGGTGATGAGCGTGGACGGGAAGCCCTACGACGCGAAGGGCCGGCAGGACACCGTCGTGTTACCGATCGGGGGAGAGGTCGTGATCCGGATCCCCTTCGAGGACTTCGACGGGAAGTTCGTGTTCCACTGCCACATCCTGTTCCACGAGGACCACGGGATGATGGCGATCGTCGACGTCGAGGCCGCCTAG